The genomic DNA ttgtttgtttattaaaattgTATACCCCACCTTACATCAGGAGATCTCAGGGCACCGTACCATAACagtaaaacaagtaaaacatGCTAAAAACAGCAAAGTGACTTAAATACGCCgaaatcattttaaataataacatccacagattctttatccatggattcaaacatccacggcttgattttcttttctttttttataaatatataaattccaaaaagcaaagtttgatttggccattttatttaagggtcACCactttactatccattgtatttaatgggacttgaacatccatggagtttggtatccacatggggtccagcaaccaaatcccagtggataccaagggcccactgtataatgagttaaacaattctttaaaatgtaaacgttttaaaaattataaatttggGTAGCATTAATgaggccccaaaggctttaacTTGCACCTAAATGATAAGAATGTTCCCTCAAGCTTTGAGGTTCCAAGCTGTCTAAGGCTCTAAATATTATCATAACCACCTTGAATTCAGAATTGACACACATTGGCAGCAAGTGCAATTATTTTAATACTGGCATTACATCTATATCACAGTCTATTCAGCAGttcagctgctgcattttgtactagaTGCAGCTTCACGgtcttcttcaagggcagccctatGTAGGGTGTATTACAGTAGTCTAACTGgtaggttaccagtgcatgcataTTGTGGCTAGGTTATCTCTGTCTAGGAAAGGTTGTAGTTGTCACACTAGTCAAAGCTGGCCCCCATCACTCTGATCCACAGACTCCATTTGGTCCTGCAGTGACCAGGACAGACCTAGGAGCACTCCCAATCTCTGTACCTGCTCCTTCAATGAGAGTGCAGCCCTATCCAGAGAAGGCTGTACACCCAATTCCCATACTTGAAAACTGAGAACCCACAGAGCCCCCATCTTATtgagattcagcttcagtttggccctcatctagcccattacagcatccaggtACAGTATCTGTACAGCATCTGTACAGCTCCAGCTGTTGCCCAAAATACAAGAGTTGAAGGAGGGCATCCACAATTAATATTCCAATAGGGAGattttattagctcaaatgaAAGCAGCCAAGGGGTCTTAGGCAACTTAAGTggggatcaagcctgtgtataccTGTTCCAAGAAACCTAACTCCAGAGTGCAAGGtccaaatagttttatttattaatcaaATGAGAATCACCATTCATGCAAGGGAATgtatggtcccttccaactctttgtgTGGCATTttactttattgtattttttgtgttTGCTATTGACTTCTTTCTCTTAAACCATCCAAGAACTATGACAGAAGGTTGGTTATAAAAATACCTtgagtgaaataaataaagtaaaaatccGTAAATCCTGTTCCCGGAAATATCAGTACCCTAACTTGGAATGTTGTAAATCCAGGATTTCCTTCAGTATTATTTTCTGACCATCCTGTCTGAAATATTTTACATGGAAATGCCTCTGATGTAATCTGGCACCATCTACTTGCATGCTCTGCTGCCAGATTATGGGCCCAACCCCTTTGGCCACCCTAGAATTAATTAATCTGATGCAGTTACCTTAGGCCATGAAATGCAGGATACAACTAAACAAATGAGTTTAGATTGAGAGACCTATGAGGAAAACCAAAGCTTCCAATAGATCTCTTTGTTATTCTGCCAATAAATTCCTCTCCAACTACAGTACCCTTGACATGCTATGTAACTATTTCAACCCTATTAGATATCAGTTGTCTTGCTTTTATGTCTTCCAGGAGAAACAGTATGCTTTCTCTAGAAATCACTTTCGATTGGaattgaaagagaaaataagTAGTGGATCATCTCTGAAGAAAAAttcaggatcaaaattaaaatgaccttaatagattagaaagctggggcagaattaataaaatgaatttcaccagggagaaatgtaaggtactgcacttaggtggaaaaaaatgaaatgtatagatagaggatgagggacacctggcttaacaagactacatgtgaaagggatctaggagtcctagtggatcacaagttgaacgtgagccaacagtgtgatgcggcaactaaaaaagccaatgctattctaggctgcatcaacagaagtaaagtgtctagattgaggaaagcagtagtgccactctattctgcttaggtcaggcctcaccaggaataatactgtgtccagtctgggcaccacaattcaaaaaggattttgagaagctggagggtgtccagaggaaggtaataataataataataaataaaattttatttgtagccGGCCTTTCCAgcgatcaaggcgggtaacagcatataaaagatTGACAATATACAgtccataaaaacatacaatagaaCATTAGTCAGTAAAAACATCAACAACTGCTACAATACCATAACATCTCCAGCTATCACAATAGTGCAACAGAGAGGGGAAGGTGGGAGTACTTCGGggtattaggggtatgcctgctggaacaggtatGTTTTAAGCCCCcttttaaattggtccagagaggtggccgagcggagcttgccgggaagcgagttccagagcttaggggccgagatggagaaggccctctgagtggtggtataTCTCGCTTCCGGAACTCTTAACAACTGCTTCCCGGccaacctgagtgtgcggggcggattgtatggtcctccaaataccctgggcccaagccatttagggctttataggtaataaccaacaccttgtattgcgcccggaagggaataggcagccagtgaagatctttaagaactggtgttatatgactggtcctggaagatccagtgaccagtcttgctgccatattctgtaccaattgaagcttccgagtatggtacaaggtaGCCAAAGTGGTGAAGAGTCTGAAAAATGTCaaaccctatgagaagagacttagggagctaggtatgtttagcctggagaagagatggttaagaagtgatatgatagcctttttaaagtatttaaaggggtgtcatattgaggatggagcaagtttgttttccgctgctccagaggataggacccaTAGCAATGGAAACAAAtgacaggaacagagattccatctcaacattaggaggaacctcctggtagtaagagctgttcgacagtgcaaGATGCtacctcagagaatggtggagtctccagAGCTTTTCAATGCACTTTCCCCCAACGGAATAGATGCATGTTTGACCCATCAGTGATGGATCTTACTACATTCCCTGTTGGTAGCCCATACGCAACCCGGGCTTATCCAGCGGCTTTTCAAGAACGGGACATTCTCATTCTTGAAAAGTCACGGGATGAGCATGGTCCGTATATGGGTTGCCAATGGGgaatgtggtctcttccaactgtatgatcgCAGAGCTGTCACCACAGCTCATACCTTTCTAAGAAGCTACAGGGAGCTTCTGAACAAcatgcttcctctctttctccatgCAGCACaagttttgaaaaaaagaaaggacatCACATGatctgaatttaattttgttgacatttaattttaaactgcTGCACATGTTCTTCCTCAGTCTTGGGGTACATATGATTCCACCATGTAATCCACCAAAAAAAttgtttcttaaaaatatattttacactcAAAATGTGCCCGCCCCTCCTCCTCTGCAAGGTGTGTGAACATTTCTGCTATTGCGGTTGTTATTGTGTTAGGAGCAATTGGCTAacccattgtaaaccacttagagagtgcctagaactataaagtggtatagaaatgtaagtgctattgctattattaatttgtgcccccccccctccgggcGGGTTTAAGCCTAGGCAACTTCTTTTTCAAagcacttattttaaaaagggccaTTTTGGACTTAAAACAGACAATGGAGGCAAAACGCAGGAACCAAacaatatttccccccaaaaaatgaggGCCTGAAAATTTTAAATGCAGGTTTGCCAGCAGCTTATGGCCTGCAGGCCACATGTTCCTCCCCCCTTTAGCAGCCAACCCTTAAAAATCACACCATTTCTAAGTGGAATGTTTGTGTATGTGGAGAAGGAAGACTTGAGGGAACAAAACCTAAATTGCCAGTGCGTTTTTGAAAATCACAGAAGGATAGTTTTCTAGGGTCTACCTTTGTTCAGTTGCTTCAGCTTTAAGATTATATATGTCAGTGTCCTCAATAGATATCCAGGATAGATGTGTTGCCATGtagaaaagtacaataacatcccaaatcaacaaaacagtcaataaaagtatcactgttttgtggattttggatgttgatGTCCTCAATATCTATCCATCTTGTAACGTGGTCCTTTTTCTTGTACTGAAGCTGGGTTTCAGGGGCTGCactcacactacagaaataatccagtttgacaccactttaactgccatagctcaatggtatccaattctgggaattgcagttcattgcggcaccggagctctctcccagaggaggctaaatgtctcacaaaactagttaccagaatgccatagcatgtgagtcatggcagttaaagtggtgtcaaactggattatttctgtagtgtggatggagCCAAAGCCTGTGGCAAATCATATGCAGATtggtttaaactggttttaaatttaaaCTGGTTGCAGAGTACTTCTTTTTTATTTACAGAAGATGCACTAATGACATCTAACAAAGTGGTTTTATTGCGCCCAGTAAATTTCGGTTCCCAGCGTTGTCCTTTGGGATTGCCATTGCAATTTTGTAGCAACCAACAGATGTCTGTAGTGTCAGTCAGCTCCAGAATCCAGAAtccagtttcttcctcctgtCAGGGAGAATAGCTGCAACCTGGCAGTGCTAATACTGGTAATAAACATGTTTGTCTCTAGTGGAAGCCAATTTGAATTAGAAGACACACAGGAAATAAATCTGTTGTGCTGTTATTACAGTGTCTTTTACGCattttgaagggaaaaaatgCTCCCACATGGATGTCTCCTGTTAAAAATAATAGGCAGGCAATGAGTTTTTATTTTAACCCAGAGAAgaacttcttttctctctccctgtctctAATGAatcaatagattttttaaaaatatctctacACAGTATGGATTTTTATTGCCATTAAAGTCAACACGCACACAACTATTTATCTATTGTCATAGATCTTTCTTTGCTTAAGTACTTTTCATTTTTCGGCTGGGCTTCCTGTCTTGCCTTGTTAAGAGGcaaaggttgcaataaattctgcTTTGTGTACTTTGTTTAACACCACTCATCAAGAAGCTCCATAAACCCAAGAATACACAAAAAGGATATAATcctccccctacacacacacacacacacacacacaccaccaccaccaccacacccagGTACTGTTTCCCACACCCTTCAATAAAGTTTCTTTTCCTGAACTTCTGAAATCAGGAAGGAACTTGAGATCACACAGGTGAGGGAAGAGCAGCTACCTGGAAACTTGTGCATTCCTGCAGGGCAGGCTGGATGACTAGCAATCCTGAGCCTCCGAAATGGAAGGGTGTGTTTGCGGGGCTCGGAGAGTTGTGTCAGATACACACCCTTCTACTGGCAAAAGTCCAGATGTAACTGCCACAGGGCCAGAGCactgaaagttactttttttactgCTTTCAAAAGACAGTGgaatcttcatagaatcatagagttggaagagaccccaagggccatccagtctaagcaggaactcacaaccaaagccatccagcctctgtttaaaaacccccaaagaaggaaactccaccacactccaagggagtgtgttccactgttgtgtgcctacaagtcatttctaacttatggtgaccctatcatgggggttttcttgacacGATTTGTTCAAagtaggtttgccattaccttctcctttcattccaggatccctgtggaaaccaaaatccagtGATGTTGTAAAATGGtgtgtgttggggtgtgtgtgtgtgttgtgtgccttcaaggctatactgacttatagcgaccctaaggtgaacctgtcatggggttttcttggcaaggtttgcatGAATCTATAGATTAAAAATCCAGGATCTAGAAAGAGGAAAATCATGTGTCTTGTCTTAAATTTTCAAAGGACTGGGTGacgtgatacaggtctttcagatctttacagaggtcagttagtgttgatgtatgaaagcaatatacagttgtccctccacatttgcagatttgattatttgctgatttgattatttttgGGTTTgattaggaatctctaggtcccccagcacaattctgttagaagttgatcacagagttgtgctggagaacctagaacatCCTACAGagcacacttctctaggcatttgtaggtcctccagcatgattctatggtcaatgcctggcagatgttgactgtacagttgcgctggaggacctggaaactcctagagaagtgttcttttaGGTAAAAGAAGAGTGGTTTTTTTTGATGTGGCGAAacatcaactcttctagaacatggccacataacctgaaaaacccacaaaaacagtgttgtttttttatttgagttTTTTCCAAATTCACAGGGACCCtttacccctaaccccagagaatgtggagtaTCTACTTACAAAAACTCAGTTTGTCTGAGTACAAAATTCACTCTGTTATATGTACTTGGCAtcgtggtttgtgtgttggactctggagaccaggattggattcccagctcagcaatcaaacccattgggtgacacagggcaagtcacagactctcagcctcaggggaagtcaatggcaaacttcttctgaacaaatcttgccaagaaagcccaggatagggtcgccttatggtcgccataagtcgtaaacaacttgaaggcacacaacacacatacagagaATTAGCAAatactcttgtattaatatatgtagtgcacCATGAGGATATGCTTTAGTGTTTTTAGTTGTTTTAGAActaatgttttaattggtttatacttaatgctttttcatttttatattttagaatataaaactaggagaaaagcaggatattaaataaattaattaatgaatGAACACACCATCATCTTTGCTCATACCTCTGCTGATGGACTGGAATCATtgaatataattcagttcagctgcttctctttctagtctagtctttgtaatttctttgttcaAGGACTGAGACCTGTAAATCCCTTCCTATATGTCCAGGGTGGTTGAAATGTTCTGTAACTGGGTTTTGGGCATTGCCATTTCTAATGCCAGATTtctgtccatttatcctcttgcaTAGAGTTGTCATGTTTGTCTAATGAAGAATGCAGATAAACATTGTTGGCATAGAATGGCATATATCATActggaggaagagcaagtaaatgcACCTCCATCTTGTAGGGCTATGCAAGGGATGCCTTAAAGGAAGATAGAACTGTCCATGAAAAAAGGCCCAATTCActcctcctctccatccccaCTTTGGCATATTTATTATAAGAAACAGTTTTGCAACATTTTACGAACACACTATCTAGCTTTCATTTGTTGTTCAGATTACTGAATTGATCCGAATCATTTCTGACTGGTATGGACCTGGTGTGGATTGAACTAATTTGGACTTGATTGATCTAGATCAGTACAAATTGTCCCAGTTTGTTTCAAGATTTGATCAAATCAGGTGTTCTTCACTGGTCTACGGGTATTGCTCCTGAATTACAGGTGTTAGATATAGATGGAATGCATGGAGATTCTACCTAATATTATTATTGCTCACAaatcaaaatgggaaaaaaatgccAGGGAAAGTTGATTTTACATGTGTACCACTATCCAGTCCAATCATTTGGAATTGATCCTTCATGGAGGAATGGCCTCATTTTTCTGTCATgactgtatataaattaaaatgagTTAGGTACTTGCATATGTGTCACACAGACACATAGTGGTATGCATCATATCTGAActtatattaaaagaaaagaaagatagagCTTaagacattggtccaaaacacactgcagaaataatccagttagagactgctttaacagccctggctcagtgctagagaatcctgggaattgtagtttattgtggcaccagaactctctgacagagaagtttaaatgtctcacaaaactacagttctcagatttCCCTAGtattaagccaaggcagttaaagaagtcACAAACTGGATTGTGTTTGGATCATTGATATAAAGATTGGGGACACATAGAGCAGCTTAAATTATACTCTCTCTGtctcgctgtgtgtgtgtgtgtgtgtgtgtgtgcacacgtgtgtgtctgtgtatacatGAATCTCTTCCTTCCTTGGGTTGTGCTTTGAATTATGCTCTAATGtcattctttcctcccttttactTATTAATTCTTCATTATAATTTACAAGAAAACATAATAGAGCAGAAAAGATAAGGCACAGGCAAATTGCTATTATGGAGGGATACATGAGGGTGTCTAACAAACACAACCATATAAGTATAagatatcattattattattattattccgtaAGACAAGAATGATGGTTAATATACTTTAATATGATTCTTAACCAATCCAAACAAGAGTCAGAATTTAAAGAATAAGCAACCAAAACCCCTTCTCCCCATGCTgggttcatttgttgttgttgttgttgttccattatatttttaataagacggtgtTTCAATTCATGTCTTACCCATTTGCACAATTACAGGTGGCTACATGCATAGAATAAGTGAAATTGTTAACATGTTAAAATGGATGTGGATTTGAAAGTCTCTTATTAGGCTAGGCCTAAAGCTCTTCAAGGTTGTTAAACTccattctttccccacctctACCAAAAATTCACGGTCACTCTGGTATCTTAATTTGTTTCCTCCCTCATTACATTCTGTTCTCTTCCTCTGACCTCTACAACAAAAGTAACCAAGAGgcctgtggttgttgttgttcttgtgtgcctttaagttgtttccaacttagggtgaccctaaggctaacttATCTTGGGGTtgtcttggtaagatttgttcagaggaggttggatatggccttccctgaggccgagagcatgtgacttgaccaaggtcacccagtgggtttcatggttgagtagggatttgaactctggtctcaaacactcaaaccactatgccatactggctctcatatcCTGCTACTTCCAGCATTGTGGCCTACAGTCCACTTTGAAACTCAAGAAGTTGTATCATCAGTTGGCATAGGTGTAAAGGAAACCAGGTACAATCAAAGGAAATtgaaatttccccccaaaaaaatagatTGTAAGTATTGCATTaaagattaaatatatataaaataactaCCATATACACTTGAGTATAAGtagatctcatgtataagtcgaggataggttttggggccaaaattatggattttgatgtgatgCATGGATAGGTTAAGGGtaaaacataggagattatcacagagAGGCTTACCATCCTCAAAACGTGGCTAGATCGTCCCTAAAGTGTGAGGGTGTGATTGCTGGTCACACTTGTCTCCCATAATGAAATTGTCATGGAGACATCCCTTCATTAAAGTATTCACGGAGCCGCCATTTCTCTGCATATCAGAAGTTCCCGTTATACAGAgaaatggtggctccatgaatGCTTTAATGACAGGATCCGTCTGTGACGATTTCATCACGGGAGACAAGTGTGACTGGTGATCACACCTTTGCACTTTAGGGACAATGTAGCCATGTTTTAAGGACAGTAAGCTTCTTTGTGGTAGATAATCTTCTTAgaagcatgtaacaaaagatctaaaggatgaaggaaaggaaaacaatgccaaagaatgtagaacattccagcaggcataactgtggtcagactaaatgctggatggatgagagaatagagggggggggacagtgcttctaggacagatgacACTCATGTGTCATGgttcctgttttaaaataagGGTTAAAATACAGTACCTACCCATGGATAAAGCAACTCagctttttgggtcaatttctttactaaaatgtctagacgtttacatgagtatatacagtaattacaaAGTAGTTATGAGAGCAACATAATTATCTTGCTACTGTTAATTAGCACTTGTTTTGAGAATAAACACCATTATCTTGATCTAAGCCACAGATGATAGAAGTGAAATTCTTGATAAATTGTAATGTATTGTTTTCAGAGTATCCTGGCTTAAGCAGCTGAAACAGTTGCTGGTTTCTTGATTGTATCCATTGTTATATTTGAATAGAGATGGAATTATTTGTCCTCTGAGGACTATCAAATTGCATTGGTGGCTGATTATATCATCCAATGGACTTTTGGTATCCCCTGgcatttggtttcaggacccccatggataaccaaatccatggatgtttgagtcccattaaaaacaatggcatagcaaaatgatgtcccttatataaattggaaaaatcaagttttactatttggaatttataccttttttggaatattttaaagccatggatacttgaacccatggataaaaaaatctgtggataaaaagggccaactgtatatagatGTGGATGTGAATGGGACAGAGACCATCTCTCAGACTTTACACTTGTAAAGTCTTGTAAACCCACTTTACAAAGTTTGTCTGAGGTGGAGAGGAATCATCCatgctttgttgtttgttgttgttgtttccaacttatggcaaccctaagaaaacctactatgggatttttttacaagatttgttcagaggaggtttgtccttgccttcctctgaggctgagagtatgtgacttacccaaggtcacccactgggtttgaTGGCTAAgttgggagtcaaaccctggtctccagagttgtagtcgaacactcaaaccactacgtcaagCTGGCTctcaataatattaattaatcaaTAATACTAATACCAAATATTAATAACTCCTTTCATATTTCAGCCCATCATGGTACTGAAAAAAAGAGTACTACTCTTGCTCTCTTTCACTCTCTTAGAATTGCTGTTAATgggatttccccctccccattttcttTCCTATGCACAGTGGAGTGAGACACAGCACATGATAAATGGCACTCCCATATACATGTACCAGGACTGCAGCGTCCTCTCCGAGGGAGACACTGACCACTGGCTTCGCACCAACTGGATTTTCCGAGGGGACACCTCTTCCAACATCTTTGTGGAGCTGAAATTCACCATTCGCGACTGTAAGAGTTTCAGAGGAGAGGTGGTGAGCTGCAAGGAGACATTCAACCTCTTCTACATGGAGTCCGAACACGATGTTGGAATCCAGTTCCACCGCCCACTCTTCAACAAGGTCAGTTGGATTTCAGAAACATTGTTACAGAGAAGTGtctagaaatacagttggcccttcttatacacggatttg from Sceloporus undulatus isolate JIND9_A2432 ecotype Alabama chromosome 2, SceUnd_v1.1, whole genome shotgun sequence includes the following:
- the LOC121922208 gene encoding ephrin type-A receptor 1-like isoform X2, which produces MVLRFPGMNAKLSWEFLLLLWASLPHGFPGKEVNLLDTSTAQNELGWLPDPPESGWSETQHMINGTPIYMYQDCSVLSEGDTDHWLRTNWIFRGDTSSNIFVELKFTIRDCKSFRGEVVSCKETFNLFYMESEHDVGIQFHRPLFNKVVQSGLRLHD
- the LOC121922208 gene encoding ephrin type-A receptor 1-like isoform X1; this translates as MVLRFPGMNAKLSWEFLLLLWASLPHGFPGKEDISQQKDASGRRAKRVNLLDTSTAQNELGWLPDPPESGWSETQHMINGTPIYMYQDCSVLSEGDTDHWLRTNWIFRGDTSSNIFVELKFTIRDCKSFRGEVVSCKETFNLFYMESEHDVGIQFHRPLFNKVVQSGLRLHD